The genomic interval ATTGTATATTAATGGAATACTAGTGGATAGAACAAGTATTTTTCCGAGTgagagtatgtacagtacaagcacagATGTAGTTTCAGTTAGCTGGTCTTTCTCTCCGCAGATGCAATATACTGAATGAGTGACTGAGTGCAACGCAATAATCGAAAGTAAAATTGAACTCCTTTTGGGGTGTGGAGATCATAGACGCTATTTCAAGTGTAAAAACTTGCTATTTTGATACGAGCGATAATACAGGTTTGGTACGGGTGCACAGGGCGTATtctgtggttgtttttttagCACATTCGGGTACGTAATTATGCGGGCTTGTCTCACAATAGCAGCAGTCTTACGGTAATGTGATGTGATTCCCCAGcccttctcttctgctTTCACTCTCCTCTCTTTCTCAGTTGGTTGCAACGTTTCCACGGATCCCGATCTGTACGTTAACTCAGACTCTGTCCTGCGGTATGTAGGGTTGATAAATGGTCAGGTTTATAGGTTTGGTTTGATTGGTTTGAGGGACTATACTGGCGATTGGGGCTGCCTTGGATTTTACTACTAGtaccactacaagtagggaCCGCCTCACTTGTGCTGGTAATATGGGCTCAGCTACACGGTTGAATGAGAACAAGGTTGGCCCATAGTCTACGAGTAGTCTAGCCCAATAAAATatggaagaaaaaaaaaaaagttcGAGCCAGAGTATGACGAAGGTGAGCTTCCGAAGCGATATCGGCGTACGAGAATGATACTCTATGGCAATTTAGCTGAGGAGAAACACAATTGAAGAGTAGATTGAGGGTGAAGCTAAGGGCGCGGTTACCCCATGAAAACCATGGGCACTACTgcacgagtacatacatagTCATAGTGGCACTTGTCCTTGTTATAATACATGATAATAAGTGTATTTCACGGAACGTGATGACAGGTGAGGGCGTTGTGACAATGACAGCTGAAGAACATACCAAGAGCCCAAAAACGGACCATTGCTACTGTCAACTTATACAGTAGCTGCCGCCAAGGCTTCTTTGTGTCCGTCGCAGGTTCCGTAGTCTCGTCTGATCAGCCCAGATCCATCAGCATTACTCTGCATTACCACATCGCAAAGTGATTGGGCTAGGGACAGGTTAGAACATTCCACGGCAGGGTATGAAGGTGTAGCCTTGAACTTGACACTTTCCACGGATGAAGACAAtgtgtatgtacgagtacaataccAGTGTGTGACCCAGAGTGTACCCGCGTACAGTAGCCAGATCATAACGGCCGTGACATCTGAAGCGGCTGTAGACAGTTGTACCGGCACAATTATCTGTGAGACAGAATGTGTTTCAAGAGACCCCATGTTTCAAATGGGAATGACTGTCACTCCTGCTCTCACTTTCAACCGGCAACtattgtacgagtagtgtCACTTTGTCCATTCAAGCATCAGCATATCGATAGCCCGAATGCCGTTTTCGAAAATGGGCTCGGGGTACTTGAGAAAAAAGTCTCGTCGAATGTCGCTGAACCGAAACCCGCACTTTTGGTAAAAGGCCAGGTTGTCGATAGACGAGTTTGCGGTGCCCACGACGAGCTTGGACACATGAGGTTGCTCCTGAAGCAGCTTTATGGCCTTCTTTCCCAGCCCCTGACCCTGATTGCCCGGAGCTATAGCCAGGTTTTTGATTTCGTCTCCAATCACTTGCACcacccccaccacctctccaTCGTCCATAGCAAT from Yarrowia lipolytica chromosome 1F, complete sequence carries:
- a CDS encoding uncharacterized protein (Compare to YALI0F17897g, gnl|GLV|YALI0F17897g [Yarrowia lipolytica] similar to uniprot|Q81FK8 Bacillus cereus IAA acetyltransferase), which produces MCFKRPHVSNGNDCHSCSHFQPATIVRVVSLCPFKHQHIDSPNAVFENGLGVLEKKVSSNVAEPKPALLVKGQVVDRRVCGAHDELGHMRLLLKQLYGLLSQPLTLIARSYSQVFDFVSNHLHHPHHLSIVHSNLVHSSLVNIRLDDFLAFVSYEKQRQQRQSEAWSDGLEVHACKVSIPIRLSVRCRLA